TGACTTTGTGCAACTCATCCAGGGAATAAATGGTTCCCATTTCGGTCGCCTGGGTGATGCTCAGAGCACGCGGTTTAGGGTAATGAACATCGGTTCGCTTCATCACGGCGCCTTCAATTGCCTTGGATTCAATTTTGCCGTCCTTCCCCGACAAAAGGAGGACCTTGCTGCCGTTGGAATAAAATTCAGGAGCACCACACTCAGCCGTTTCGACATGAGCATGCTCGTGGCAAAGGATACTGTGATAGGATTGACACAATGAAGCGAGCGCTAGGGAATTGGCGGCTGTTCCGTTAAAAACGAAAAACACTTCGCACTTGGTTTCAAATACATCCCGGATCATGTCGGAGGCCTTGGCAGTCCAGGGATCGTTGCCATAACCGGGTGCATGACCACGATTTGCTTCAGCCAGGGCGGCAAAGGCTTCGGGACAAATTCCCGAATTGTTATCACTGGCAAATTGGCGGCGTGTCTGAAATTCGGCTTTCATTCGAGGGCATCTTAGCGTGACGTTCACCAGTTTAAAGCGGATTGTGACACTGATGAGTTTACTTTTTTCTTTGCCAATCCGCCGCACCTGTCATTGTGTTGGACCATTCTCATTAAGGAAAAAGATATGAAACAGATTGGCGTAGGCATGATCGGCTGTGGTGGGATTGCGTTGCAAAACCACCTTCCTGGACTGGCACTGTGTCCCGAAGCAAAACTCGTCGCCTTATGCGATACGAATGCTGAGGTGCTTCAGAAAGCAGTGCAACAAACCGGCATTTCGGCAGCCTTTACAAATTATCTCGACATGCTCAATCGGGAAGAGGTGAACGCCGTGATTATTGCGACGCCGAATTTCACCCACGCTCCGATTGCGCTGGCGGCCATCAATGCCGGCAAACACGTGCTTTGTGAAAAGCCGATTGCCATGAATTTCGCCGAATCGAAAGCCATGCTGGATGCGGCTGAAAAAGCTGGTGTGCGACATATGACGGCTTTCACTTACCGTTTTGTTCCGGCCATGCGTTACATGGCGCACATGGTGAAGTCAGGATTTATTGGTGAACCTTATCATTTTCGCTCCTGCCGCTTGCAGGATTGGGGGACGCGCGCTGTCGGTTGGCGTCAGATTGCCAAACTGGCAGGCACCGGTGAATTGGGGGATATGTTGTCGCATCGCATTGATTATGCGCACCTGCTGGTTGGTCCCATGACGCGCCTGGTTGCTGACATGCGGCGCTATCACGATGTGCGGGATGGACAAGTTTCAGACCTTGAGGATTGGGTGGCCATCATGGCTGAGTTTCAGCGGAACCATGCGACGGGAGTTCTCGAAAGTAGCAAAGTGGCCACCGGTCGCGGCGAAAGCGGCAAGAGCCAGGACTACTGCGAAGTGAATGGCACTGAAGGCACCCTGGTCTTCCAATTGGAGCGTCCGCTGGAACTGCAGATTTCTAAAAAAGGTGAAACCAGTTTGCACACAGTGCCGGTTCCCACGGAATTCCTAAAGTGGCCTGGTTCGAAACGAGACCCGCATGCTGGCGATCCAATCATGACTTTCCGCTACGATCAGGATATGGAGTTCATCCAAGCCATCGTGCAACAACGTCCTTGTGTCCCTTCATTCCTTGAAGGAGCACAGGCACAGGCCGTAATGGATGCGACCGTGGTTTCAACAAACGAAAAGCGTTGGGTAAACATTGAACAAGTCAGGTAACTTATGAGCAAGACAGCGGTGGTGACAGGAGCAGGCAGTGGCGTCGGTGAAGCGGTCGCTCTGGCGCTCGCCAAGGAAGGCTGGCGCGTGGCGATCATCGGACGCCGCGTGGAAACGCTGACTCAAACCATTTCCAAAGCAGGCCAGATGTCCGGCAACCTCCTCGCCATGCCTTGCGATATTGGCAACAGCACGAATGTGGAGCAGTCGGCCAGGGAGATCATGCAGAAGCTCGGCGCAGTTGAAGTTTTAGTCAACGCCGCCGGGACCAACGCACCCAAGCGCAGTCTCCAGGAGCTTTCACTCAAGGATTATCATCAGATGATCGATACCAACTTGAACGGCGCGTATTATTGCGTTCAAGCATTTCTGCCCGGAATGCGTGAGCAGAAATCCGGCACGATTGTGAATGTTGTCTCTGATGCCGCGAAGCAGGCCAGCGCCAAAGCCGGCCCGGCCTATGTAATGTCCAAGTTTGGTCTTGCCGGGTTGACGCAATCGATCAATGCCGAGGAGCGGGCGAATGGGATTCGTGCCTGTGCGATTTTTCCGGGCGACATTGACACTCCACTGCTGGACAAACGTCCCAATCCGCCGGCAGCCGAAGCACGCGCCAGAATGTTGCATAGTGAAGATATCGCCGCCTGCGTCATGCTGGCAATCAATCTTCCCTCCCGCGCAATCGTGGAAGAAATTTTGGTTCGGCCGCGGTAAGTGAACTTTGGTTAAAAGTGCCGGTTCGGAACCTTCACGAAGTCACGCTTGATGCTGGCGATATCGGGACAACCCGCCAGGGCCATGGCCAGATCCAACTCTTTACGAAGCAACTCCAGGGCAGTTTGCACACCTTGCTGGCCGCCATTCGCCAGACCCCACAGCACAGGTCGGCCAATTTGAACAGCCGTTGCTCCAAGTGCCAAGGCCTTGAATACATCCAAGCCGCGGCGAATGCCTCCGTCCAACAGCACAGGCACGCGTCCAGCAACTTGTTCCGCAATGGCAGGCAGCACTTCGATGGTGGCGGGTGCGGTATCCATTTGACGAGCGCCGTGATTGGAAACGAGAACTGCACTGACTCCATGCTGAATGGCCAACTCCGCATCATCGGGGCGGCAGACCCCTTTGACGATAATCGGCAAATCAGTGATCGACCGGAGCCACTCCACATCTTTCCAGGTCAATGATGGGTCCAACATCCAGGTAAACGCCTGGCCCATGCCCGCACCGTGTTGCCCGATAAATTCGCCGCGTTCATTGGAAGGAATCAAATTGATGGCACTCAGTCCGGGAGGTAGATGGAAGCAGTTGCGCACATCGCGTTCACGGCGGCCCCATTCCGGCGTGTCGACGGTCAGCATTAGTGCCTTGCAGCCAGCCGCTTTTACCCGGGCGACAAGATCACGAGTAAATCCACGGTCTTTGTTGATGTAGAGTTGAAACCAGACCGGGCTCTTCGCCGCGGCAGTCACTTCCTCGACCTTGGTGGTCGAGAGACTGCTCAGCGTCATGATTGTATTGGAGGCACCAGCAGCTCGCACTGTGGCCACTTCACCATCGGGATGAGCCAGTTTGTGAAAGGCGGTCGGCGCGAGCAAAATGGGCATCGAAACTTTCTGCCCTAAAACAGTGGTGGTGAGATCACGTTTGCTGACATCGACCATGACCTTGTAATGCACCTGAATGCGGTTGAAAGCGTTACAGTTCTCGCGCAGAGTGACTTCATCCCAGGCTCCGCTGGAATAATAATCATAGGCAGTCGGTGGCAAGTTCTCCTTGGCCAACTTTTCCAAATCAAAAATATTCAGGGCATCGGACATAAATTTAGTTAAGGCAAATCATCAGCACAAAAAGGCGAGCCAATCCATTGATTGCTCTGAAACCAAGGTTGCGAGTCTAGGAAGCACCCTTCCTGCAATCAATGCGAAAGAGGGCCTTTTTTAGTCAATTCTGTGCAGCGCATATGGCCCATAATAAAACCGCCGAGGCAGTGCCATCCATGGTCGGTTCATTGGTGGAATAATCATGAATGCTGTCGTGATAAACCGCCAGTTCGTCTTGAAACGGTGCAAAAGGATCCGGTTCATTAATGTAAACGCCTTTTAAACTCTTGAAGATCCGATTGTAAACCGGGCCATCGACCAACCCGCCACGGACGGAGCGACCGGTGAGTTTCGTGGTCTGCAGATGCACGTCGTGCGGATAAACCCCTTTTTCAGGAATCCCGGTAAACATGGAGATGCCCCATGGATTACGTCCGAGGAGCCAATCTCTTTGGGCAAGCATAAAGCGATGATAGCGCAGGTCACCTGTCATGCGTTCATACATCAAAATCTGGGTGGCCAGGGCGGTCGTCAGGTTATTGGAGCACCAGATGAAGGGCACCCCGATGCGATAGGGACTTCTTTGTCCCATGCCCATACAACGTTCGATGCCGTCGCGATAGTAACCGGCTAAAACTTTTTTGAATTTTTTATCGACCGAATCATAAAGCGCGAAATGGCCGACATTCATGAAAGGATAATATTGATAATGGCCTGTCTGCTCCTGGCCCATCCAGGACTCGGATTGAATCATCGTGGCGTAACGTTTGGCGTCGTTGAGATAATACTTCTTGCCAGTGGCGCGAAAGAGTTCGGCTGCACCCCATTCCATGTCATCTGCCCAGGTGGTTTCGGCATAACGATAGGGCGCGCTGTAGGAATTACCTTGTTGCACGCCTTCCTTCGCGCGACCAAGTTGATAAACTTCAATACCAGCTTTTAAGCAACGCTCAGCAAATTCTTTTTGCTGAGCATCGTCTTTCCAAATTTGATAGGCCAAAGCCATGGCGGCAGCGTAGCGTCCAGCAAGATTGGCAATACCAGTTGACTCGCTCTTATATTGCTTCAACCCTTGTGGCTTGCCATCGGCATAATAAACCACTCGATAACTTCCCTTGCCCCAACCGTAATCAGCAATTTCCTCATGTGGCAAACGGAATCCGGTGTGGTCGCGATCATCGGCGACTTGATGGTACAGTTGATCAGGGGCCGGGTGCAAACGTAGCATCCATTCCAATCCCCAATGCGCTTCATCCAAAACATCCGGAATGCCGTTGGTGCCCGGCTGGCCGAGTGCGTTGAAGTGATCCTGGGAACAGTGTGGATTGAGCTTGTACGCGAGCAACATTTGAGCGGTAGCGTTGCCGGAAGTGAGCAAATATTTGAGGAGATCTCCCGCATCGTGCCAGCCGCCATGAGCATCCATGTAAGTGCCATTGGTCATGGGACCAAAAGCCGTCCGGCCATCCATGCGGTGACAGACAACATCCAGAAACGGATTGTAGCCACAACGCTGCTGACGCATGAACTCGAGCAACTCGTCCGGCAGTTCGCCGAAGGTATTGGCTGCAATGGAGAAGGGTTGAGATTTGGCGTCACCCATTTGCAGAACATAGCAACCAGGGCTTTTGACAGAGGAGAAATCGAGTTCGGCGTGATTGGTAAACTGTCCCCATTTGCCAGCAATGCTGGCTGGCTTGCCTTGATATACGGCTTTACCACTCCCCTGCTCCACGACGGAAAATGTTTCCGGCAAGCTTTCCGAACCAAACGCCATGGCAGATTTAATGTCCTGGGTTTGATAACCGACCTGATTAACGCGAATGTAGATTTCCGCATGAAGCGAAACAGTTACAAAAACGGTGGAGAAAGAAATCAAAAGACCAACGTTTTTGAACAAATTGCGGCAAATGCTCCAGTTCATGATAATGAGACAGAGTTTCAGACAGGATTAACAAGATTAACAGGATTTGATTACAACGAAAAAGGTTTGTTGGCTGATGGGTTCGTGCGGAACTTTCTCTTGAATTCCAAACTGGCGGCCCCAAAGTTGATTAACAATCCTGTATCCAGTTTCGTCGCCGTCAGATAATTAACAGTTTGGACTTCATGGATTTGCCCTAAACATTGGATTGCCTTTAGTTCGACCACAACTCGTTTCTCCACGATAATGTCAGCAACAAATTCCCCAACGACGATGCCATCGTAATAAACAAGTAACGGCTTTTGGCTTTCCACGCAAACGCCCTCTTTTCTGAATTCGTGTAAGAGAGCCTTCTCGTAAACAGATTCCACAAATCCGGTCCCAAGCACTCGATGAACCTTCATTGCCGCCCCAATTATTTTCCCTGTCAATTCATCCGTTTCCATAGTTAAAAATCCTGTTAATCTTGTTAATCCTGTCTTGTTAGTTCTCCACTTTTTTATCCAAAAGTTCGTCAATGCGCACGAATTGATAACCTTTGCTGCTCAGATAATCCAGCAATTCACCGAAGTGGTCGCTCATCTTATCCGTGCGATTTGGCCCAACACCAACGTGCAGCAGCAACAAAAATCCATTTAACCCGTTTGGGTCCTGCTGTTCCTTTTTGATGATACTTTCGAGAATGGTTTTGGAAGGCACAAAATTTTTGTCCTTATCTCCTGTGTAATCGGCATTCGAGCGTGTGCCGGGTGTGAAATTCACGAGCGTTAAATCCTTGTCCCTGCTCCAATCAACAATCTCCTCGTTGTACCATTCATATGCTGGCAGCCAATAGCGGATTTGAGAACGCTTCAGCCCGTGTTTTTGGATTTTGTTGAGATTATTCTCCAGATCTGAAGCGAACTGGTCTTTGGAAACGAGAGTCTTTTTAGGGCCATCCCAAGGACAATAGAGGAGGTGCTTGTCTGAATGCGGCCCCAGGTAATGTCCTTCTTTGATGATTCGCTTCACCACAGGCTCGAATTCCGGATTCGTGACAAAGGCACCGGTAAGAAAAAAAGATGCTTTGGCCTGATGTTTTGCGAGTTGATCCAGAATGATCGGAGCGCCTTCGGCAAAGGTGTGGCCCGTAAATTCCAAAGCAATCCGCTTCTGAGTTTTTGGACCTCGAACGATGCCTCCCTCCCTTAATTCACATTCCTGGTGATCTTTTGCTGTGCAGACGATCGCGTAGGAGAGGAGAAGCAAGGCTAGAAGCAGCCGGGCAATACTTTGGTTCCTGGGAAAAGTCTTCAATCGAGTTGAGTTGTATGTTTCAGCAGCAGACGGGCAAAAACTAGATTTTTGTTTCCAGAGATGGAGGTGATGGCGGCTCAACAACAGTTGGAGTCGCCATGGATCGAACCGCGATTTCGGCAGAAGCAGCCTCGCGCTGCTCGTCGCGCACCTGGCGCAGTCCTTGTTGGACGAGGCCCCAGATGATAAACCAGGCGGCGGTTCCCAGTAAAAAATCTTTAAAGAAGTCGGAAGCTCCGGAATTTCCCGGGTGAAGGTTCCAAATCATATGCAGAACCATGGCTACCAGCAGCACTTTGTAAAATCGCGGATTAAGCAAGGTTGGCAGGGTAATGGGCTGGTCCCTCTTTACCCGCCAGAGGGCGGCACCGACCATCGCAGTCCAGGCAATATGCATCAGCGGAGCCAATATGCCGCGGAACTCAATATTATTCATCATGGCCTTGCTGCCATAGCCTTGGGCGAGAACGCTCAGCGCAAAGCCGGCACTTTCGAAGATAGCGAAACCGGTCCCGACTGCCGCCCCAAACAACATGCCATTTAAAATGTATTTATAACGCGGGCTTCGAATGATGAGAATAAGCGCGGCCAGTTTGCCAAGTTCCTCCACAATGCCCGCGCTGGAAGCTCCCAGCCAATTCAAATGGCCAAAATCATATCCAATGAGCGAGATAAACATGGAAGCCATGCCGCCGAATCCCATCAATACCACCAGACGATAAAAGGAAATATTGCGAGGCGTATTCAGTTCGAAGAATAAAATGAGTGTGGCGATTGGCACCGTGGAGGTCCCCATTAAAATAAGCCCGGGAACGAGGCTGAGATTCGCGAAGGCTTTGAATGTCAGGACAAAGCCCAAATAAAGACCACCAAAAATAAGCAGGAACCGCGCAAAGAGCCAGGGCTTGGGCCAGCCGGTTTCCACCTCCGCGATTTTTGGCGTCGTGGTTGGGGTGCCAACAATCAGATACTCCTCCATCTCGGCAACCGTGCGCTTTTTAAAAGTTTCCGAGAATATTCCACTCAGGCTGAAGCCTTCCAGTTTTTCTGTGCCGGCGACCTGGTTCAACGTCTCGCCAATCTGATCCAGTAAACTCTTCGGTCGAACAGTTGCGGTGCCAGGCAAAGGTGGCAGGTCCGGCCCCACGAACCGGCCGGCGCGATAGTCATTCAAAACCTCGCCGATGGATTGCCATTGGCTCGAACCCTTGGCAGCGACGAGGGTGTCTTCAGAGACAGTCCCAGCAGCCATGAGAGCGGAAAGCTCCTCCATCGAAACTGGTCCGCGCACCTTTGTGTGCTGCAGATAGTGCCACTCCGGTTCGTTCGGCCCCGAGTTCATGAACTGTTGTTAAGAGAAACTCACGGCAAACTCAAGGGTGAACATGTCTGGAGGAAAGAAAACGGCAGAGCGGTCAGCTCTGCCGTTGTTCCCATTTCCATCTTCCTCTAGCGCCAAAAATAATTCCACTTGTATCCCAGTTCGACACGCTCGCCGGGCGTCATCTCAAATTTCCAAGTCATGCGACTCACTGAATTCATGTGGTTCCACCAGTCAGGCCAGCCGTAGGAATAATACCAGCCAGGGCGCGCCACCCCTGATTCTTCATCTTCAAAGCCACCCAGTTTCTCAACCTTCGCGTCACGATTAGCGGAATCCACATTGCCCAGCACGTAACGGGTCACTTCCAACCTGGCGGGCTCTTTGCGGTGATTAACCAGTGTGACTTTACCGGCCAGATCGACACGCACATAGTGATTTCCTTCGAGAACCAAGGCGTCGTTCTTGCGGCCGGTTTCGATGTCAGATTTTTTGGCGAATATTTCAACGGCTGTGGTAACTGTCAGATCGCTCTCCGACCCAATGGCGGTATAGGTCATCATACCTTGGGAAAGGACTTTTCCATCGCGAAGGATTAAGGCCGGGGCGGTCGTCAGAGGGTAATGGCTCTTATTGGATAAACGGATTTTATGGATCACCTTGGGGGCATTGAGCAGGCGGGAGAGTTCCCGTTGCTGACCATTATTATTGCGACTGAGCTCGGGTGGCGGGGCAAACGGCAGTTCAAGGGTGAAGACATCCTCGTAGGGAATGGTGAACTCGGCAATGGGCACCACCATGCGCTCTCCTTTTTTGAGAGTCAGGTGACCGGCATTGAAAACAAAGAGATCTTCGTTTTTGGAAGCATCTGCATCAGGAGCGGAGTCAGAAGCATCCTGGTCACCCGTAGAACGATAATCCGATGCGCGATAACCCTGCTGAGTCATGATGGAGTTGCTGAAATTTGCGGCCAATGCATTATTACCAAGATTTCCGCCCGGTTGAGTCTGGAAGAATTGCGATAGTTGCGCAGCGGTTTCCTGCAGGGCAATCGGGTCGATGGTTTCCTTGAAGGCAAACGTAGGAACGCCCACCACCAGATTGACATTCGCATCTTCAAAATCCATTAACTCATTGATCAATGTGGCTTGCAGACGAATCAGTGCCTTGCCGTTTCCATCGATGGTTACTTTGTAGCTTGGAATCCAGCGCACGCCCTTTTGTAGATAAAGCAATCCGACCTCGGCCTCGCTCGAAGCTTTGTGATTTCCCCAATCCAGTTTAAGTATCAGGAGATTGCGAAATTCTTCGGCGGCGGCGGTCGACTTCTTCATTTCCTTGAAGGTGACGTCCTGAATGCGGTCGACATTGACTGCTTTCACTCCTTCCGTTGTTTTCAGTAATATCACATGGCTGAGCTCGGGAAGTTTTTCCGGGGAATTAGGCGGGCTGGTTTTGGCCAGCTCTTCAGAACTGCGGGTGGGAAAACCGACGATGGTTGCCGGGTACCGATTGGTGGCATTTTCTGTGATGATGGCCTCAACTCCAATATTGGCTTCTAGGAGTTCACGGATGCTCAGGGCGGTGCGTTCGATGGATACGCGCCGTTGACTGGCAACCACACTGTTGAGTTTTGCGTGTTTATCAGCGGAGTAAGGCCAGAATGTTCCGATGACGGGCGTGGGTAGATAATCCAGCAAGACATTGCCTTTGGCGTCCGTCGGGAGGGAGCCATGTTGATCTACGAAGACGTGACCGTCCTTGAAGACTGTGAGCTCTTTCACCGGCATGCGTCCAAGGGCTTTAAGCGGCGCAGCCTGATCTGCGTGAGAGTTCAGGCAGACCAGTGAAACGCTTGCGAGCACCACACCTAAACAGCGGGACATGCCGGCACGGGAAGAAATCGTTTTCATGGGTTAAGAATACCCATTGCAGCAAAGCAGTTGCGAAGCAGGTGTAAGGAAGTTGTAAAAGATTTGTATGAGCGAAAGACGGGAGAGGCGGCGGGAGCTATTTTTTGCGCAGGACAACCACGATATTGTCCGTGAGCGAAAATGCACCGAGCAACTTTTCAGTTGCCTTGTAAAGCCACATCACCGGCTTCAGCATCCCCTTCTGCTTGTAAGCTGTCGTGCGCTTGAGCAGATTGGCGCGCTCCTCATCCGGCACTTCCGTCCCCTTTGCGCGAAAGTCTTTGAGAATGACGATGGGATTGAAGTGCATGGACCTGTAATCAATCACGGTAAAGTGCGGCTCGACGAATTTTTGCAATGTAGCCCTCGTGAAGTAGTTCACATGCGGCGCAAAGATGTAGCGATATCTGGCCCCAAGCAGACGCACGGCCAGAGATTGCATGTTCGGAACAAGGATAATACACAGGCCGCCTGGCTTGAGAATGGAAACGGCCTTTTCGAGAAAGCGTTTCGGCTCGCTGAGATGCTCCATCACTGCCCAAAAGGATATGACGTCGAATTTTTGATTACCGAAATCATGAGCAAGAAAATCTCCGCGAATCACGGGGACACCACGGCTTTCCGCGTAATCCAGGGGCGCGCCGCTGACGTCGGTTCCAGTGACAACGTAGTCATTTGGGAAACGAGTTTTGAGTTGG
The DNA window shown above is from Pedosphaera parvula Ellin514 and carries:
- a CDS encoding Gfo/Idh/MocA family protein; the encoded protein is MKQIGVGMIGCGGIALQNHLPGLALCPEAKLVALCDTNAEVLQKAVQQTGISAAFTNYLDMLNREEVNAVIIATPNFTHAPIALAAINAGKHVLCEKPIAMNFAESKAMLDAAEKAGVRHMTAFTYRFVPAMRYMAHMVKSGFIGEPYHFRSCRLQDWGTRAVGWRQIAKLAGTGELGDMLSHRIDYAHLLVGPMTRLVADMRRYHDVRDGQVSDLEDWVAIMAEFQRNHATGVLESSKVATGRGESGKSQDYCEVNGTEGTLVFQLERPLELQISKKGETSLHTVPVPTEFLKWPGSKRDPHAGDPIMTFRYDQDMEFIQAIVQQRPCVPSFLEGAQAQAVMDATVVSTNEKRWVNIEQVR
- a CDS encoding SDR family oxidoreductase — protein: MSKTAVVTGAGSGVGEAVALALAKEGWRVAIIGRRVETLTQTISKAGQMSGNLLAMPCDIGNSTNVEQSAREIMQKLGAVEVLVNAAGTNAPKRSLQELSLKDYHQMIDTNLNGAYYCVQAFLPGMREQKSGTIVNVVSDAAKQASAKAGPAYVMSKFGLAGLTQSINAEERANGIRACAIFPGDIDTPLLDKRPNPPAAEARARMLHSEDIAACVMLAINLPSRAIVEEILVRPR
- a CDS encoding alpha-hydroxy acid oxidase is translated as MSDALNIFDLEKLAKENLPPTAYDYYSSGAWDEVTLRENCNAFNRIQVHYKVMVDVSKRDLTTTVLGQKVSMPILLAPTAFHKLAHPDGEVATVRAAGASNTIMTLSSLSTTKVEEVTAAAKSPVWFQLYINKDRGFTRDLVARVKAAGCKALMLTVDTPEWGRRERDVRNCFHLPPGLSAINLIPSNERGEFIGQHGAGMGQAFTWMLDPSLTWKDVEWLRSITDLPIIVKGVCRPDDAELAIQHGVSAVLVSNHGARQMDTAPATIEVLPAIAEQVAGRVPVLLDGGIRRGLDVFKALALGATAVQIGRPVLWGLANGGQQGVQTALELLRKELDLAMALAGCPDIASIKRDFVKVPNRHF
- a CDS encoding glycoside hydrolase family 9 protein, producing MNWSICRNLFKNVGLLISFSTVFVTVSLHAEIYIRVNQVGYQTQDIKSAMAFGSESLPETFSVVEQGSGKAVYQGKPASIAGKWGQFTNHAELDFSSVKSPGCYVLQMGDAKSQPFSIAANTFGELPDELLEFMRQQRCGYNPFLDVVCHRMDGRTAFGPMTNGTYMDAHGGWHDAGDLLKYLLTSGNATAQMLLAYKLNPHCSQDHFNALGQPGTNGIPDVLDEAHWGLEWMLRLHPAPDQLYHQVADDRDHTGFRLPHEEIADYGWGKGSYRVVYYADGKPQGLKQYKSESTGIANLAGRYAAAMALAYQIWKDDAQQKEFAERCLKAGIEVYQLGRAKEGVQQGNSYSAPYRYAETTWADDMEWGAAELFRATGKKYYLNDAKRYATMIQSESWMGQEQTGHYQYYPFMNVGHFALYDSVDKKFKKVLAGYYRDGIERCMGMGQRSPYRIGVPFIWCSNNLTTALATQILMYERMTGDLRYHRFMLAQRDWLLGRNPWGISMFTGIPEKGVYPHDVHLQTTKLTGRSVRGGLVDGPVYNRIFKSLKGVYINEPDPFAPFQDELAVYHDSIHDYSTNEPTMDGTASAVLLWAICAAQN
- a CDS encoding GxxExxY protein, which encodes METDELTGKIIGAAMKVHRVLGTGFVESVYEKALLHEFRKEGVCVESQKPLLVYYDGIVVGEFVADIIVEKRVVVELKAIQCLGQIHEVQTVNYLTATKLDTGLLINFGAASLEFKRKFRTNPSANKPFSL
- a CDS encoding polysaccharide deacetylase family protein, giving the protein MKTFPRNQSIARLLLALLLLSYAIVCTAKDHQECELREGGIVRGPKTQKRIALEFTGHTFAEGAPIILDQLAKHQAKASFFLTGAFVTNPEFEPVVKRIIKEGHYLGPHSDKHLLYCPWDGPKKTLVSKDQFASDLENNLNKIQKHGLKRSQIRYWLPAYEWYNEEIVDWSRDKDLTLVNFTPGTRSNADYTGDKDKNFVPSKTILESIIKKEQQDPNGLNGFLLLLHVGVGPNRTDKMSDHFGELLDYLSSKGYQFVRIDELLDKKVEN
- a CDS encoding PrsW family glutamic-type intramembrane protease, translating into MNSGPNEPEWHYLQHTKVRGPVSMEELSALMAAGTVSEDTLVAAKGSSQWQSIGEVLNDYRAGRFVGPDLPPLPGTATVRPKSLLDQIGETLNQVAGTEKLEGFSLSGIFSETFKKRTVAEMEEYLIVGTPTTTPKIAEVETGWPKPWLFARFLLIFGGLYLGFVLTFKAFANLSLVPGLILMGTSTVPIATLILFFELNTPRNISFYRLVVLMGFGGMASMFISLIGYDFGHLNWLGASSAGIVEELGKLAALILIIRSPRYKYILNGMLFGAAVGTGFAIFESAGFALSVLAQGYGSKAMMNNIEFRGILAPLMHIAWTAMVGAALWRVKRDQPITLPTLLNPRFYKVLLVAMVLHMIWNLHPGNSGASDFFKDFLLGTAAWFIIWGLVQQGLRQVRDEQREAASAEIAVRSMATPTVVEPPSPPSLETKI
- a CDS encoding class I SAM-dependent methyltransferase → MTHRLCPLCGRDQTRPVMQKGELRLVRCGHCSMIYANPIAQELVTGAYYDQAGVPFYLSPAKVESDYSPVRFERELKLFRSHCSKGEVLDVGCSTGAFLYQLKTRFPNDYVVTGTDVSGAPLDYAESRGVPVIRGDFLAHDFGNQKFDVISFWAVMEHLSEPKRFLEKAVSILKPGGLCIILVPNMQSLAVRLLGARYRYIFAPHVNYFTRATLQKFVEPHFTVIDYRSMHFNPIVILKDFRAKGTEVPDEERANLLKRTTAYKQKGMLKPVMWLYKATEKLLGAFSLTDNIVVVLRKK